The genomic segment TTTAAGCACTTCTGTTGCCGAAGCGAATGTTCCGACAACGCAAACCAATATAGCATCAAAACAAGCTGTAGCTGATAATGCGGCATTGTTTCTTTCGTATACGATCATTACAGCGCCTTACGACGGCTGGATTGGTAAACGAACTTTACAGCCGGGACAATTGGTAAAAGAAGGTCAATCTTTATTATCAATCGTAAGTAAAGAAAAATGGATTACGGCCAATTTTAAAGAAACCCAATTGCAATATTTAACTGTTGGACAAGATGTTGAAATAAAAGTCGATGCTTTAAGCGACAAAACTTTTGTGGGTACAATTGCTTCTTTATCGCCAGCGAGCGGGGCAAGATTTTCATTACTTCCTCCAGATAATGCAACGGGAAACTTCGTAAAAATCGAACAAAGAATTCCTGTTAGAATTCAGTTAAAAGAAACCGACAAACAAACCGACTTTTTAAGAGCGGGAATGAATATTACTGTGATCGCAGCACACTAAAATGGAAGATAAAAGTATTTTTAAATCCTGGGTTCCAAAATGGGCAATCATTATTATTTTGTTTGTCTGCCTTTTGCATTCCATGATTTTATTGGGAGTTTACACTTCAAACGTAACTTATGCGGCAAGTTTTCTGGATATTGAACCAGAAGATTTGCAGTTTGCGATGTGCGTTACATACGGAACTTTGCTAGCAACGATTTTGATCGAAAGTCGATTTTCGAGTTTTTTCCCTGCCAAAAATTATCTGATGGCGGTTTATTCTTTGATTGGAATTACGATTGTTTCATCGGCGTACATTACCAACTTTTCTCTATTTTTAATTATGAGAATTGCCGAGGGAATCTTAATGGCGCTTCCGGTTATTACAATCAGACAATTGTTGATTGAGCAGTTTAATTCTAAAAATGCCATTATAATTGGTTTTTCGTTTTATTACGGTTCGCTTTTATTGTCAACTCCTTTTATTATGAATATTGCGGTTTGGTTTCTGGATCATTACGACTGGAAATACATGCTGTATGTTTCGGGCGGATTGCAGGTTTTAAATGTCTTTTTAATCTTGGTTACTTTTCGTGGGCATCGAATAACAAAGAAAATTCCGTTGTATCAAATCGACTGGATGAGTTATTTTTTGGTTTTAATTTCAATTCTTTGCGGTGCCTACTTTTTTGTATATGCTGAGAAAAAATATTGGCTGCAGTCTTCAGAAATGGTTTTGATGCTGATGATCTCGCTCATTACAGGCGGATTATTCATTTTTAAAGAACGTTTGGTAAAAAGACCAAGTTTCGATTTTGAAGTCATAAAATACGCCAATCTGCGAATAGGATTTTTATTGTTTTTCCTTTTCTATATCAGCAGGGCGACGTTGAGTCTTTGTCATTCGGCGATGTTTTCCATCTGGAATTGGGATCCATCGCGTGTGGCGGGCGTACAGTATATAAACGGATTAGGAAACGTAATCGGACTTATTTTGGCCGCTTTTTTTCTGATGAAATCCGTTTCGACTAAAATTATTTTTATTATTGGTTTTACGCTTATTGCTATTTTCCACTTCTGGTTTACGTTTCTTTTTGTGCCAGATGTTGCGCTGAGCGATATTATCATTCCTTATATTTTGCAAGGAATCGGTGTTGGGTTTTTATTTGTTCCGCTCATCTTATTTACCACATCATCGGTTCCGGCAAATATGGCGGTTTCTTCGGGAATTGTTGGGGTTTCGGGGCGTTTTTGGGGAAGTACAATTGGCTTTTGTGTAATGCAGAACGCTGTGGTTTTCTTAAATAAAAAACATTTTCTGAAATTAAGCCAATTCATAACAGGCGAAAATCCCGAAGCGCAGCAAACTATCACCAGCACCACACAGAGTTTTATCGCTAAAGGATATTCGGCAGATAATGCCAATGTTTTAGCCATGAAAAAGATTTTCGGAACAGTTGCCAAACAAGCCACTTTATTGGCTGATATGGAAATTTATACGATTGTGGGTTATGGTTTATTGATTTTAATCATTCTAATTGCGTGTAATCAGCATTTAAGAAAAACAATGACTTTGGTTAAAAGTAAAATTTGGATTGGCTGATTTTTGTTTCAACTTTCAGGTTTCAAGTTTCGCCTCATTTTGTGTCATTTCTGTAAAAGTCACTTATTTCGACAAAGGAGAAATCTGCGCAAGTAACTCCGCAACGAAAGACAAATCTTTGTCGAGCTTCTCGCGCAGATTTCTCCTTCGTCGAAATGACAAACAGTACATTTATTTCTTGTGGTAAGCCACACTTATCAGTATCTTGCAACCGTTAAAAAACAAACAAAATTATGAGCCAGCAATGTGTAATTTTTGATATGGATGGTGTGATTTCGCACACCAATCCGCATCATGTAATCGCTTTTGAAAAGTTTTTCGATAAATATAATATTCCGTATACTCAGGAAGAATTTGAAGAACATATGTACGGAAAACACAATAGTTATATCATGACGCATTTCTTCAAACGTCCGATTGCGGGAGAAGAACTTCTAAAACTCGAAGACGAAAAAGAAGGAATGTTCCGTGAGATTTACAAAGACAAAGTTGAAACGATTCCGCATTATATGGACTTTTTAAACGAATTAAAATCTCGTGGTTTCAAAACGGCTGTTGCTACATCGGCGCCGCGTGCGAATCTGGATTTAATTGCCAATTTCTTGAAACTCGGTGAAAAAATGGATTCGATGATGTCATCAGAAGATGTTACGTTTCATAAACCAAATCCCGAAGTATATCTAAAATCGGCAGAGCGTGTTGGTGTTTCTCCGTCTGATTGCGTGGTTTTCGAAGATTCTTTTTCGGGAATTACTGCGGGATTAAATGCCGGAATGAAAGTCGTTGGTGTTTTGAGTACGCATACAAAAGAACAGCTTCCGGTATGTGATTTTTATATTAATGATTATAGTGAGGTGAATGTGGATAAGATAATTGAGATATTAAATTCCAATAAATAAATTCTAATATTAAAAGGATTTTTGTTTCACGCAGATTCGGCAGATTTTAGCAGATTTAATTTGATAATATCTGCGTTTATCTGCTTAAATCATTTTAAATCTGCGTGAAATAATAAACTTTTAATAATTCTCCTCCAAAAAAGCCATCCAGCCTTTTTCAAATTCATCAGAAGATATATTCAAAGTTTTTTCAATGTTTCCGAATGATGCGATTAGTTTAGGAAGAATGTTTTTTCCCCATTTTGTGGTCATATATTCGATTATGGTGTAGCCAATATTATAAATCTGATTGCTTTGATTTAGTTCGGCTAAAGTCAAGTTTTTGCTTTTGGCATATTTTACGCTTAGCGAATTAACTTCTTTAGCTTCAAAAATACTAATCGATTCCCAAAGCCAGCGCGAATATTCGGCTGCGAATTTTTTCTCAAACTCCTTGTCAAAAGTAAGTCGGTCTTGTGTGATGATAGTTTCTTTAGCCTTGTCTATTAGTATGTTCAGTTGAACACAATGCGTAAATTCATGCAGAGCCGTTTTTAGCGGATCGTCTGGAAAAATAGAATTAAACCAATTCGTCCACACAAAATGAAACTCATTTGGACCACGACTTGTTCCGTTTGCATTTCCGTTCAAACCAGTAGCGTCATTAAATTTATTATTGTGAATCGTAAACAAAAACCTTTATTAAGTTGTTGCGCTTTACGTCTTTTAGGTTTTCTCTTATTTGAGCATAATTACCTTCTAGATGTTCGCTTAACTTTTCAGCCTGGCTTTTATAAATCCCGTTGTAGGAGATAATAAAATGCTCTGATTCCAGCGTTTGAGGTTTGTGTTTAACCGTAAAAGTTCGAATTGTTCTCGCAAGGTAGAAAACGCCGGCAATTCCTAGTAGAATGATTAATAATTTGTATTTTCTCATGTGTTCCAAATGTTTTTTTAAGAATTAAAAACAAGCAAAATATTGAGAATTAGGTTTTTGGTGTTTTAAAAATAAGAATATTTAAATACTAAACACAAAAAGATTTAAAGAAATTTCTGAATTTTTAAATCGTGTGAGTTTTTTTATGTTTAAAAGTAAAAGGCTTTAGCCGAAATCTATATTAAAAATAGAGTTACGCAATGTCGAATCCAATTGTAATTATTAATCCGGCAAATAAGAAAAATATAGACATACTCAATAAGAACCAAACAGATTTTGAAATTGGTTTTGTGTTTAAATCTATAAGAATTAAAACAGAATTAACTAAAGAAAGAAGCACCAAAAATAAACTCAGAAACAATGTAATAGTGCCGCCGTATGTATATATCAAAGTGCCTCTGAAATTCTCTGGATAATATTTTATTACGCAATTCAAAAAAAAATAAAACAGGAATTGCAATAGCAAACTTTTGTATTAGATCAAGATTCTTGATTGTTTTCAATGTTTTAATGGTTTATTTTGAAGGAAAATCAAACAATTCTTTAGGTTCAATATCCAAAGCATTGGCGATTTTTACGAGAGTTTTTACTGTAGTATTTATTTCAGCTCTTTCAATTCTGCCTATCTGAGTTTTTTTGATATCGCAATCATCAGCTAAATCTTGCTGTGATAAGCCTTTTTTTTCACGTAATTGTCTTATGTGAGTCCCAAGATTTGCAATAAAGATTCCTTCTGAAATATCCATATTTCAAAATTCTTAAGATTTATTTTTGGTCAGGTCACATTTATGTGATCAAAAATATTATATTTGCTTGATCTAAAAAATAAGACAATGGCTACAAATGATCTTTCGGAAGAAACAGAAAAAAGACTCTTAGATTTTTTTAATAATGTTATTGATGCTAAAGATTTAGCAAAAGCAATTCGGCAATTAAATTATGCAATTGCTTTAATTGTTATGAGAGATGATGAAAGAGGATATGCTTATGCTCAAAAAGAAAACTTAGAAAAAGGTTTTATTGGCTGAATGAATTAGCCGAAATTTTGCATCCGTATCTGGAAGTTGAATAAGAGAAAATAACGTTTTAAAATATCTTCATTTCGACGAAAGGAGAAACCAAAAGCAAAACCGACAAAAAATTCCAGAGTGATTTCCGCAATTTTTTTCATGTGTCAAACCCTTTAAATTATGCTAAAATATCCTTTCGTTAAGGTTAAGGGTTGTATAGCTTGTTATCCTAGTGTGTAACATTTTATTAAGCTTTTATAGTGTCTAAATTCATACAAATTGCGCTAAAGTTTTTGATATTGTTAATTAATAATATCTTTGTAATTGAAGCAATAATTCAAAATTAGTTATTTAAGGATGTTGTATTCGATTATTTTACCTTTAGCAAATAACAATATGGGAAATGTTGCAACTAATTTTACTAAACAAATAGAAATTTTAAAAAGCAGAGGGATGGTTCTTGATCTTTCTGAAGATAAAATAAAAGAAATTTTACTTGATATCGGTTACTATAGGTTAGGTTTTTACTGGAACCCATTTGAGGTTGATAAAGATCATAATTTTATTGAAGGAACTAAATTTAGTGATGTGGTTTGTCTTTATTATTTGGATGTAGATTTAAGAAATCTTCTTCTTAAATACATAAATCGCATTGAAATTAATTTCAGAACTAAGGTTGTGTATTATGTTTCTAATATAAATAAAAAATCTCCGGTTTGGTTTATTGATAAACAGGTTATAAGTCAGGATTTCATTAATAATATTGACTATCATTACAATGATGATTTTATAAAAAATAGCAGACCAATAAAATTACATCATCAAAAATATATTAATGATAAATATGCGCCAGCATGGAAAACACTTGAATATTTTACCTTTGGAACTATTCTTAAAATATTTAAATGTTTAAATGATGTTAAAACGCAAGAGACTATTTCTAAACAATTTGATGTCTTAAATTTGAGTAAATTCATAAATATTATGGAGACAATAGTTTTGGTGCGAAATTGCTGTGCTCACAGTGGAGTAATATTTGATATTACTACTCCTAAAGGGATTTCTATATTACCAGGAATAACTTTCAATAAAAATAATAGACATTGTTTAGATAGTGCAATTAAAGTGATTCAATTAATACTTTCAAAAATATCTAATGATAGAAAGAATGATCTTGAAAAATCAATTAATGACTTGTTTAAAAGTCACGAAGATAATCCGATTATCAAAAAGATTATTGAGGATAAGATAGGATATGTGTATTAAAGTTTTCTTTATACGTATTGTAAATCAAAAAAAGATTCTTACTTTTGTCCTCTGAAAGTGCCCTATTAGACTTGCTCTAATGCTGCACTATAAAAAAAGAAGTATAAACCCGGACTTGCTCCGGGTTTTCTTTTATATCTAAGTTGCATAGAATCAATACAATGGGTTTGTTTTGTTGTAAAATAGAATTGAAATTACCTCAAAATAAAAAAGCTTCTGAAAAAATATTCAGAAGCTTTTTTAGTGCGGATAATAGGACTCGAACCTACACGCCTTGCGGCACCAGATCCTAAGTCTGGCATGTCTACCAATTTCACCATATCCGCGGGAATTGTGGGTGCAAAGATAAGCATACTTTCCAATTATCAAAGCCTTTTTTGAAAATTTTTTTTAATTCTCTTTTTTGTACTTTTGGTTTTCTATAAAAATAATTTAAATGGAAAATATTAAGTCCTACGTTCAACAACATAAAGATCGGTTTATCAATGAATTGATCGAATTATTAAAGATTCCGTCGGTAAGTGCCGACACTGCATATTCTCAAGATGTTATTGACACAGCAGAGGCTGTAAAAGAAAGTTTATCAAAAGCAGGCTGCGATTTTGTCGAAACTTGCGACACTCCGGGTTACCCAATTATCTACGGAGAAAAAATAATCGACCCAAATCTTCCAACAGTTTTAGTTTACGGACACTACGATGTTCAGCCGCCGGATCCATTAGAATTATGGACTTCACCACCTTTTGAACCCGTTATAAAAAATACAGACATTCACCCAGAAGGAGCGATTTTCGCGCGTGGAGCTTGTGACGACAAAGGTCAGATGTACATGCACGTAAAAGCGCTGGAATATATGGTACAAAACAATGTTTTGCCTTGTAACGTAAAATTCATGATCGAAGGAGAAGAAGAAGTAGGTTCGGCAAGTTTGGCTTGGTTCGTAGAACGCAATCAGGAAAAACTGAAAAACGACGTTATTTTAATTTCTGATACTGGAATGATTTCGAACCAACAGCCATCGATTACGACAGGTTTAAGAGGTTTAAGTTATGTTGAGGTAGAAATTACGGGGCCAAACCGCGATTTGCATTCAGGTTTATACGGAGGAGCTGTGGCGAACCCAATTAATATTTTAGCAAAAATGATCGCTTCTCTTCACGACGAAGACAATCATATTACCATTCCGGGATTCTACGATAAAGTTCAGGAATTATCTGCAGAAGAAAGAGCAGAAATGGCAAAAGCGCCTTTTAGCTTAGAAAAATATAAAAATGCTTTAAACATTGCTGATGTTTACGGCGAAAAAGGTTATGTAACCAACGAACGAAACTCAATTCGTCCGACATTAGACGTAAACGGAATCTGGGGCGGTTATACTGGTGAAGGTGCTAAAACAGTTATTGCGAGTAAAGCTTATGCTAAAATCTCAATGCGTTTGGTTCCAAATCAGGATTGGCATGAAATTACAGAACTTTTTACAAAACATTTCACAAGCATTGCCCCAGCTGGAGTTACGGTAAAAGTAACGCCTCATCACGGTGGACAAGGTTACGTAACGCCAATTGATAGTATTGGTTATCAGGCTGCAAATAAAGCGTATACAGAAACATTTGGAGTTCCTGCAATTCCGGTTCGTTCTGGAGGAAGTATTCCAATTGTGGCTTTGTTTGAAAAAGAATTAAAAAGCAAAACGATTTTGATGGGATTTGGTTTGGACAGCGATGCAATTCACTCGCCCAATGAGCATTTCGGAATCTTTAATTACTTGAAAGGAATTGAAACTATTCCGTTGTTTTACAAGTATTTTGTGGAGCTTTCTAAATAGTTTTTTAACCGCAAAGGCACTAAGGTTTGCGCAAAGTTCGCTATGATTTTTGCTAGCAATCCCGATAGTTATCGGGAGCAAGGTCGCAAAGTTTTTAAATGCAGAACTTTGTCAAAGTTTTAAACTATGACAAAGTTAATCTCAATATAAATCCGTTCAGAAATGAGCGGATTTTTTTTGTCAAGAGAATATCAGAACAATTTTAATTAAAGTAAAAAATTATATTTGTTTATCAAAAACAAGAATATGAAAAGAATGCTTTGTCAGGGTTTTATAATGATGTTATTTATTTTTATGAGCGGGAAAATTATGGCTCAGGATTTTACAGTAAAACAAGAAGACGGATCTAGCGATGATATTTTTGTATCTGTAGAAATTGCTGCAGATTTTCCTGGCAGTATTTATAGGTTTCGTGATTTTGTAAAAACCAATTTTAAAATTCCGAATAAAGCAGTTAGAAAAAAAGTAAGAGGAGAAATTCCTGTACAGTTTATAGTAGAAAAAGACGGCTCTTTATCGGATATCAAACTTTTAAATAATCTTGGTTTCGGACTAGATGAAGAAGCTTTGCGTGTTATTCAGCTTTCGCCAAACTGGAAGCCAGCTTCTCGCAATGGTAAAAAAGTAAAAGGGCTTGTGATTTTTCGAATATATATCGACACAAACGAAGAAAAAGAAAAACGTATTTATTTTGAAAAAAAGTAATTTTTTTAAGAAGCAAAGATGCAGAGGTTCAAAGAGAAAAAGTCTTTGTCCCTTTGAACCTCTTTCACTCTGAACCTAAACATAAAAAAAATCCGCTTTCAGATTTTCTGAAAGCGGAAAAATAAACTAAAAAAAATTCTAAAAATAAAAATGAAATCCAGATTAAAATAAATCCGGATTGTATCCAAAATAGGGTACAGTCTGTTCATTAAAAATAACGCCGTACTCTTCTAATTCCTCTAATATAGGTTCGTAAACTTCTTTCTTAATCGGCAGCTGCACGCCCGGAGTTGTGATTTTTCCGTTTAAAATCAACAAAGTGGCGATTGCAACCGGAAGTCCGACCGTTTTTGCCATTGCCGTGTAAGTCTGATCGTCGCCAATGCAAACCATTTTTGAATCGATTTGTTTTTTCTCACCGTTTAGTTCATAACCAAATTTGTGATACATCACGATCATATCTTTATCATCTGGTTCTAAAGCCCAGCTGTCGGTTAAGATTTTTTCTAAAATTTGAGCAGGAGTTGCATTTGGCAGATTTACTTTTTTGTTTGGGTTGAATAAATCCAATTCTAAAAGTTTATCCCACATAATATCATCCTGATCGATTTTAAGAATAAAACGGGTTTTTATTTCAACAGAATCCGTTGGGTGATAAGGCAGAAACGAATTCATAAATTGGCGATAACTCATGTTTTCAGAATCTTCGATAACATAACTATCATCTGTCATTCCGAGCTGTACAAACATATTCCAGGCTTTCGAAAAACCAACTCTTCGAATTGTTCCTCTATATAATGTCAGAACATCGTCAAGTCCGTAAATTGATCTGTATTTAAGCGAATCTCGGTTGGAATAGGCTTCAAACTTTCCGTAACCCTCAACTTCTAAGAATTCTGTCCGGCGAAACAATGCGCTGTACGGAATATATTTATAAGTTCCTTCCTGAATAAACTTAGCAGCGCCGCCTTGTCCGGCCAAAACCACATTTCGCGGTGCCCAGGTAAATTTATAATTCCATAAATTATTGTCAGATTCCGGAGCGACTAAACCGCCGCAAAATGATTCAAACAAAAGCATGTTACCGCCTTTTGATCTGATTTCGTCAATAACTTTCATGGCGCTCATGTGGTCGATTCCGGGATCAAGACCAATTTCGTTCATGAAAATCAGATTGTTCTTTTTAACTTCTTCATCAAGCGCCTGCATCGCATCACTTATATAAGATGCCGTAACAAGATGTTTTTTAAACTGAATACAATCTTTGGCTACTTCAATATGTAAATGTGCGGGAAGCATCGAAATAACTATTGACGCTTTTTCAATAGCTGCACGTCTTTCTTCGGTATTAAAAATATCTAAAGCAATTGGAGTTGCGTTAGGATGTTTCTGCGTTTTTTTCTCGGCCAGAGCCAAAGATAAATCGGCAACCACAAGATGCAGGTTTTCAGTTTCTGATTTGGCAAGTAAATAACGAATCAACGAAGATGCCGATCTGCCTGCTCCAATTATTAAAACGCTTCTCATAATTCTAATATTTAACACAAACATATTAAAATGTTATAAATATAACAAATTTAATTTCAAAAATGATATTTATTTAATTCGTAAATGGGCTAAAAAAGTCAATTTTGAGATTGAAATATTTCAAAAACTAAAATGAATATTGGTTACTATGAAGTATTTTTGTTTCCAAATTAAAAGTTTAGAAAATATGAAAAGAAGAATCGTTTTAACTGGCGCCTTTATAGGTATGTTAGCTATTATTTTTGGTGCTTTTGGAGCACATTTACTAAAAAAATATTTGTCTGTTGAAGAGTTAAATACTTTTGAAGTTGGTGTTCGTTATCAAATGTACCATGCACTCTTTTTACTTTTTCTTTCTACCCGAAAAGATATTGCCGAAAAAACAGTAAAAACGATCTATAATCTGGTTGTGGCCGGTGTTGTTCTATTTAGCGGATCAATCTATATTTTAGCTACAAAAAGTCTTACAATTTTTGATTCTAAAATTATCGTATTCGCAACACCTTTGGGCGGATTCTTATTAATTATTGGCTGGTTGGTATTATTTCTTACTATTTTGAGGAAAAAATCATAAAATCCCGAAAAAAAAATTCTGTATAAAAATTAATCTTTAATTTTGTCTCATAATTAACATATAAGGTTACTTATGTGAATTTTTATTGCTTTTATCTTCTTTGATAAAAAAATATAACAATTTGCAAACTTGGGCTTTACGTTTAAGAATTAGTAAAATTATATTTTGTTGCACCAAAAAATAACTTACAACACAACATTAAATTTATGGACAATAACACACTTTTCGCGCAATCGATTTCGTTAAAAGAATTAGGAATAGAAAATGCAACGGTTCGTTACCAGTTATCTGCAGATGAGCTGCATGCTATAACTGTGCAGTCAGGACAAGGTGTTGAGGCCTCTACAGGTGCTTTGGCAATTAATACAGGAGAATTTACAGGACGTTCGCCTCAGGATCGTTTTATTGTAAAAGACAGCATTACAGAAGATAAAGTATGGTGGGGAAATGTAAATATCCCGTTTTCACCAGAAGCTTTTGAGAAATTATATAATAAGGTAACGAAGTTTTTATCAGACAAAGAAGTTTTTGTACGTGATGCTTATGTGTGTTCAGATCCAAATTACAGACTAAATGTACGTGTTGTTACAGAAACGGCATGGTCGAATTTGTTTTGCTATAATATGTTCTTAAGACCAGAAGAGTCTGAATTAGTAAATTTTAAACCAGAGTGGACAGTAGTTTGCGCTCCAAGTTTTATGGCAGATCCTGCTGTAGACGGAACACGTCAGTCTAACTTTGCCATTTTAGATTTTACTAAAAAAATCGCGTTAATTGGCGGAACTGGTTATACTGGAGAAATGAAAAAAGGAATTTTCTCTGCTTTAAACTTCATTTTGCCTGTTTTCGAAAATACATTACCAATGCATTGTAGTGCCAATGTTGGTAAAAACGGCGATACAGCTATTTTCTTTGGATTATCCGGAACAGGAAAAACTACTCTTTCTGCAGATCCTGAACGTAAATTAATCGGTGACGATGAACACGGTTGGACTGCTGAAAATACAGTTTTTAACTTCGAAGGAGGATGCTATGCTAAAGTAATCAACTTAACTGAAGAAAATGAACCGGACATTTACAGAGCAATCAAAAAAGGTGCGCTTTTAGAAAATGTGGTTTTCAAACCAGGAACGGAAGAAGTAGATTATGATGATGTTTCGATTACTCAAAACACGCGTGTAAGTTACCCAATAACACATATTGACAATATTCAGCCGGGTTCTATTGGTCATAACCCAAAAAATATATTTTTCCTTACAGCAGATTCTTTCGGAATTCTGCCTCCAATTTCAAGATTAACTCCAGGTCAGGCTGCTTACCATTTTATTTCAGGATATACAGCAAAAGTTGCCGGAACAGAAGCCGGAGTTACAGAACCACAGCCTAATTTTTCTGCTTGTTTTGGAGCGCCTTTTATGCCTTTACATCCAACAAAATATGCTGAAATGTTAAGCAAAAAAATGAAAGATGCTGATGTAAAAGTTTGGTTAATCAACACTGGTTGGACTGGCGGCGCATACGGAACAGGAAGCCGTATGAAACTAAAATATACGCGTGCTATGATTACTGCTGCATTAAACGGAGAACTGGATAATGTAGAATATCAAAATCACGCAGTATTTGGAATTGCAAAACCACAATCTTGCCCTAATGTTCCAAGCGAAATTTTAAATCCTAGAAACACTTGGGAAGACAAAGATTTATATGATAAAAAAGCGCTGGAATTAGCTCAGAAATTCAAAGCTAATTTTGCCAAATTTGAAGAGTTTGCCAATGCTGAAATTTTAGCAGGAGCACCAATTACAGAATAAAAGGAATTATTTAATTCAAAATAAAAAAGCTGTTCATTATGAACAGCTTTTTTTAGTTTCCAATCGCAGTAAAAAAAAATAAACACTAACACGGGTACTGCGACTGAAAACCGTGACTGAACAGCTTTTTTTAGTTTCAAGTTTGTGGTTGAGTGAACACTTCTGAGACTGAGCGAAGTCGAATCTCTCGCAAAGCACTTCGACTTCGCTCAGTGTGACACTAGATTTAAGTCTCGCTAAAACTTGAAACTTGAAACCTGAAACAAAAAGAACTATTTCTTAGTTTCATCAATTCGTTTTTGAATCAAATCCCAAGTGTAATAATGAAATGTCATTCCGTTGCTCATCGCTACGAAAAGTCCGTTTTTGTATTTTGGACCTAAATTTACGCTTGTAACATCGGCACCGTCGCACTCAATTGTAGAAGTTGGAACTTCAGCTAATAATGGATGATTGTTTGGATTTCCTTTAAAACCTTCTCTCGGATAAACCATAAAAGAATTCGCCTGTTGGTTTGATACCAAAATATATCCTGTAGAATCTGTTTTTTTATAAATCGCAATTCCTTCATGATCTGCTTTGAAAT from the Flavobacterium sp. genome contains:
- a CDS encoding MFS transporter: MEDKSIFKSWVPKWAIIIILFVCLLHSMILLGVYTSNVTYAASFLDIEPEDLQFAMCVTYGTLLATILIESRFSSFFPAKNYLMAVYSLIGITIVSSAYITNFSLFLIMRIAEGILMALPVITIRQLLIEQFNSKNAIIIGFSFYYGSLLLSTPFIMNIAVWFLDHYDWKYMLYVSGGLQVLNVFLILVTFRGHRITKKIPLYQIDWMSYFLVLISILCGAYFFVYAEKKYWLQSSEMVLMLMISLITGGLFIFKERLVKRPSFDFEVIKYANLRIGFLLFFLFYISRATLSLCHSAMFSIWNWDPSRVAGVQYINGLGNVIGLILAAFFLMKSVSTKIIFIIGFTLIAIFHFWFTFLFVPDVALSDIIIPYILQGIGVGFLFVPLILFTTSSVPANMAVSSGIVGVSGRFWGSTIGFCVMQNAVVFLNKKHFLKLSQFITGENPEAQQTITSTTQSFIAKGYSADNANVLAMKKIFGTVAKQATLLADMEIYTIVGYGLLILIILIACNQHLRKTMTLVKSKIWIG
- a CDS encoding HAD family phosphatase, translated to MSQQCVIFDMDGVISHTNPHHVIAFEKFFDKYNIPYTQEEFEEHMYGKHNSYIMTHFFKRPIAGEELLKLEDEKEGMFREIYKDKVETIPHYMDFLNELKSRGFKTAVATSAPRANLDLIANFLKLGEKMDSMMSSEDVTFHKPNPEVYLKSAERVGVSPSDCVVFEDSFSGITAGLNAGMKVVGVLSTHTKEQLPVCDFYINDYSEVNVDKIIEILNSNK
- a CDS encoding helix-turn-helix transcriptional regulator, whose amino-acid sequence is MDISEGIFIANLGTHIRQLREKKGLSQQDLADDCDIKKTQIGRIERAEINTTVKTLVKIANALDIEPKELFDFPSK
- a CDS encoding Abi family protein, which produces MGNVATNFTKQIEILKSRGMVLDLSEDKIKEILLDIGYYRLGFYWNPFEVDKDHNFIEGTKFSDVVCLYYLDVDLRNLLLKYINRIEINFRTKVVYYVSNINKKSPVWFIDKQVISQDFINNIDYHYNDDFIKNSRPIKLHHQKYINDKYAPAWKTLEYFTFGTILKIFKCLNDVKTQETISKQFDVLNLSKFINIMETIVLVRNCCAHSGVIFDITTPKGISILPGITFNKNNRHCLDSAIKVIQLILSKISNDRKNDLEKSINDLFKSHEDNPIIKKIIEDKIGYVY
- a CDS encoding dipeptidase, with product MENIKSYVQQHKDRFINELIELLKIPSVSADTAYSQDVIDTAEAVKESLSKAGCDFVETCDTPGYPIIYGEKIIDPNLPTVLVYGHYDVQPPDPLELWTSPPFEPVIKNTDIHPEGAIFARGACDDKGQMYMHVKALEYMVQNNVLPCNVKFMIEGEEEVGSASLAWFVERNQEKLKNDVILISDTGMISNQQPSITTGLRGLSYVEVEITGPNRDLHSGLYGGAVANPINILAKMIASLHDEDNHITIPGFYDKVQELSAEERAEMAKAPFSLEKYKNALNIADVYGEKGYVTNERNSIRPTLDVNGIWGGYTGEGAKTVIASKAYAKISMRLVPNQDWHEITELFTKHFTSIAPAGVTVKVTPHHGGQGYVTPIDSIGYQAANKAYTETFGVPAIPVRSGGSIPIVALFEKELKSKTILMGFGLDSDAIHSPNEHFGIFNYLKGIETIPLFYKYFVELSK
- a CDS encoding energy transducer TonB, with the translated sequence MKRMLCQGFIMMLFIFMSGKIMAQDFTVKQEDGSSDDIFVSVEIAADFPGSIYRFRDFVKTNFKIPNKAVRKKVRGEIPVQFIVEKDGSLSDIKLLNNLGFGLDEEALRVIQLSPNWKPASRNGKKVKGLVIFRIYIDTNEEKEKRIYFEKK
- a CDS encoding saccharopine dehydrogenase C-terminal domain-containing protein: MRSVLIIGAGRSASSLIRYLLAKSETENLHLVVADLSLALAEKKTQKHPNATPIALDIFNTEERRAAIEKASIVISMLPAHLHIEVAKDCIQFKKHLVTASYISDAMQALDEEVKKNNLIFMNEIGLDPGIDHMSAMKVIDEIRSKGGNMLLFESFCGGLVAPESDNNLWNYKFTWAPRNVVLAGQGGAAKFIQEGTYKYIPYSALFRRTEFLEVEGYGKFEAYSNRDSLKYRSIYGLDDVLTLYRGTIRRVGFSKAWNMFVQLGMTDDSYVIEDSENMSYRQFMNSFLPYHPTDSVEIKTRFILKIDQDDIMWDKLLELDLFNPNKKVNLPNATPAQILEKILTDSWALEPDDKDMIVMYHKFGYELNGEKKQIDSKMVCIGDDQTYTAMAKTVGLPVAIATLLILNGKITTPGVQLPIKKEVYEPILEELEEYGVIFNEQTVPYFGYNPDLF
- a CDS encoding DUF423 domain-containing protein, producing MKRRIVLTGAFIGMLAIIFGAFGAHLLKKYLSVEELNTFEVGVRYQMYHALFLLFLSTRKDIAEKTVKTIYNLVVAGVVLFSGSIYILATKSLTIFDSKIIVFATPLGGFLLIIGWLVLFLTILRKKS